From one Bacteroides fragilis NCTC 9343 genomic stretch:
- a CDS encoding DUF3467 domain-containing protein, translated as MENQNPDNQLQIELKEEVAQGTYANLAIITHSSSEFVLDFVRVLPGLPKAGVQSRVILAPEHAKRLQRALEENIAKYERAFGPIRLQEDGVDTPPILDIKGEA; from the coding sequence ATGGAAAATCAAAATCCCGATAATCAATTACAAATAGAATTAAAAGAGGAAGTGGCTCAAGGAACCTATGCGAATCTGGCTATCATTACACATTCAAGTTCGGAGTTTGTACTCGACTTTGTGCGTGTATTGCCCGGGTTGCCAAAAGCAGGGGTACAGTCGCGTGTGATTCTTGCTCCCGAACATGCCAAACGTTTGCAAAGGGCGCTTGAAGAAAATATAGCTAAATATGAACGTGCATTCGGTCCTATCCGATTGCAGGAAGACGGAGTGGATACTCCTCCTATATTAGATATAAAAGGAGAAGCCTGA